A stretch of the Vigna radiata var. radiata cultivar VC1973A unplaced genomic scaffold, Vradiata_ver6 scaffold_43, whole genome shotgun sequence genome encodes the following:
- the LOC106752711 gene encoding uncharacterized protein LOC106752711 — protein sequence MVVLRLVDPDVKPVMGFIYEEMDCEKEKIRSNFNNIKKSYEEVWRIIDARWDNQLHRPLHAAAYFLNPHFHYEPNFRSDDGGEVKEGLHFCMRRLIPDMAERRKINLQIVEFHNAKGFFGMEDAKECRKELNPGEWWDMFGDGTPELKRFVIRILSLTCSSSGCERNWSSFEMII from the exons ATGGTGGTCTTAAGATTAGTAGACCCAGATGTAAAACCTGTGATGGGTTTCATTTATGAAGAGATGGATTgtgaaaaagagaagattaGGTCTaactttaacaatatcaaaaagag TTATGAAGAGGTTTGGAGAATAATTGATGCTCGATGGGATAATCAACTTCATAGGCCTTTGCATGCAGCTGCCTATTTTCTGAACCCCCATTTCCACTATGAACCTAACTTTAGATCTGATGATGGTGGAGAGGTGAAAGAAGGATTGCATTTTTGCATGAGAAGATTGATACCAGATAtggcagaaagaagaaaaattaatttacaaattgttgaatttcataATGCCAAAGGATTTTTTGGAATGGAAGATGCAAAGGAGTGTAGGAAAGAGTTAAATCCTGGGGAATGGTGGGACATGTTTGGTGATGGAACTCCAGAGTTGAAGAGATTTGTTATTCGAATTCTAAGTTTAACTTGTAGTTCTTCTGGATGTGAGCGTAATTGGAGCTCAtttgaaatgataatttaa
- the LOC106752780 gene encoding GPI transamidase component GPI16 has translation MALPPKATFPLFLFLLLPLLLLSLVLATTTQQEEFSEELLLKPLPDRKILAHFHFQNEAPLDADSFARHHHLFPKSISQLVQKFHIKSMELSFTQGRWNYERWGGFDPISSHNAKPPGVELWAVFDVPPHQVDASWKNLTHSLSGLFCASINFLESSTTYSAPEWAFQSALGSLRYGTLPREAVCTENLTPWLKLLPCRDKAGLSSLMDRPSIYRSFYHSQRLHLTMSSAPSDGSRSGIILEQTLTVVLQPNDQNADMNHVRKAKIQPSWSLSSIFGRKISGRCVLAKLSTVYLHADKGLVAQLENLHKNTAQFANNDTGPEDYRVNSGFKLSVTPKRVHTELGKDSSILYEYPIKDYKDTEQFDLGLSWEHPIVWSSLHAPFYASRFLMGSGNERGAIAISLKSTEMTQGLVTSNIEERCKLQVNVLQVVPWYVKVYYHTLQLLVDERPRVLTDFVERMRVSPSEDKVSPGMMELVLQFPCEMKSALLSIEFDKGFLHIDEYPPDANQGFDIPSAIISFPDFNAGLQFYNKSQSKSPLLSKLQEKSHVLSYTEVLLVPLTTPDFSMPYNVITITCTVFALYFGSLVNVLRRRVGEEERLLKNKDASKAVFLRRVLTKLSAKLRGKPLESTTSPSSSSSSSSSSSSSFFVSPKLILRVLLVAGIAIAWQYYSQ, from the exons ATGGCTCTTCCTCCCAAAGCCACTttccctctctttcttttccttcttcttcctcttcttctactCTCTCTGGTTTTAGCCACAACAACACAACAAGAAGAGTTCTCGGAGGAGTTGCTGCTGAAGCCCTTGCCTGATCGCAAGATTCTAGCGcattttcacttccaaaatgaAGCTCCTCTCGATGCCGATTCGTTCGCTCGTCATCACCACCTCTTCCCCAAATCTATTTCTCAGCTG GTTCAGAAGTTTCATATTAAGTCAATGGAGTTATCTTTTACACAAGGTCGATGGAACTATGAAAGATGGGGTGGATTTGATCCAATATCAAGTCATAATGCAAAGCCTCCAGGAGTTGAATTGTGGGCAGTTTTTGATGTCCCTCCACATCAGGTTGATGCTTCTTGGAAAAATTTAACCCATTCACTATCAGGTCTCTTTTGTGCTTCAATCAACTTCCTGGAGTCTTCTACAACGTATTCAGCGCCTGAATGGGCATTTCAATCAGCTCTGGGTAGTTTAAGATATGGTACACTGCCACGTGAAGCTGTCTGCACTGAGAATCTTACACCCTGGTTGAAACTCCTTCCTTGTCGAGATAAAGCTGGTCTCTCTTCCTTAATGGATAGACCATCTATTTACAGAAGCTTTTACCACTCCCAGCGGTTGCACTTAACAATGTCCTCTGCTCCTTCAGATGGGTCAAGATCAGGAATTATTCTAGAGCAAACACTTACAGTTGTACTCCAGCCTAATGATCAGAATGCTGATATGAACCATGTCAGAAAAGCAAAGATACAACCAAGCTGGTCCCTGAGTTcaatatttggaagaaaaatcaGTGGAAGGTGTGTCCTTGCCAAGCTGAGTACTGTTTACCTTCATGCTGATAAAGGTCTAGTTGCTCAACTTGAGAATCTCCATAAGAATACTGCTCAATTTGCTAATAATGACACAGGTCCTGAAGATTATAGAGTGAACAGTGGCTTTAAATTATCTGTTACTCCCAAAAGGGTGCATACAGAATTGGGAAAGGACTCCTCAATTCTGTATGAATACCCAATCAAAGATTACAAGGATACTGAACAATTTGATTTAGGCCTATCGTGGGAGCATCCAATTGTTTGGTCCAGTCTACATGCACCTTTTTACGCTAGTAGATTTTTGATGGGAAGTGGAAATGAAAGGGGTGCTATTGCAATATCCTTGAAATCAACAGAAATGACTCAGGGACTTGTAACCAGTAATATTGAAGAGAGGTGTAAGTTGCAAGTTAATGTTCTCCAAGTTGTGCCTTGGTATGTTAAAGTATATTATCATACTTTGCAATTATTAGTTGATGAAAGACCTCGAGTACTCACAGATTTTGTTGAGAGAATGCGTGTTTCACCTTCTGAAGACAAAGTATCCCCAGGGATGATGGAGCTAGTCCTCCAATTTCCTTGTGAAATGAAGTCAGCTCTATTGAGTATAGAGTTTGACAAG GGCTTCTTGCACATTGATGAATACCCTCCAGATGCCAATCAAGGATTCGACATTCCATCCGCAATAATAAGCTTTCCTGACTTCAATGCTGGTTtgcaattttataataaatctcAAAGCAAGTCACCGCTGTTGTCTAAATTACAG GAAAAGAGTCATGTTCTCTCTTACACAGAAGTTTTACTTGTACCCTTGACGACTCCTGATTTCAGTATGCCATATAATGTCATCACAATTACATGCACAGTTTTTGCGTTGTATTTTGGATCTTTGGTAAATGTTCTCAGAAGACGAGTTGGAGAGGAGGAAAGACTTTTGAAAAACAAAG ATGCAAGCAAAGCTGTTTTCCTTCGTCGAGTACTAACTAAATTATCTGCCAAGCTTAGAGGCAAACCATTGGAATCAACTACGTCcccttcatcatcatcatcatcatcatcatcatcatcatcatcattcttTGTTAGTCCAAAATTGATTCTCAGAGTATTACTGGTTGCGGGAATTGCAATTGCATGGCAATACTACTCTCAATGA